A section of the Anabaena cylindrica PCC 7122 genome encodes:
- a CDS encoding Uma2 family endonuclease, which yields MVQQLTPETAPDIIYPDSDGKPMADNTKQFRWIVTIKENLEILFASQDDVFVGGNLLWYPVQGSIKTRQAPDVMVVFGRPKGDRGSYKQWDENNIPPQVVFEILSPGNRTQEMINKSLFYQRYGVEEYYVYDPDTLEFSGFLRSQDSFAEIEKINGWISPRLGIRFQLTPDTLKIYYSDGRKFLTSVELDQLREQEYQRAEQECREKEAALQQYQDLLAKLQAKGVDIDNL from the coding sequence ATGGTACAGCAACTCACGCCAGAAACCGCACCAGACATCATCTACCCAGACAGCGACGGAAAACCAATGGCAGATAATACTAAACAATTTCGCTGGATTGTCACTATTAAAGAAAACTTAGAAATCTTATTTGCATCACAGGATGATGTCTTTGTCGGTGGAAATCTTTTATGGTATCCTGTTCAAGGAAGTATTAAAACTCGCCAAGCACCTGATGTCATGGTTGTTTTTGGCAGACCAAAAGGCGATAGAGGTTCCTATAAACAATGGGACGAAAATAATATTCCTCCCCAGGTGGTTTTTGAAATTCTATCACCGGGAAACCGAACTCAAGAGATGATTAATAAATCACTTTTTTATCAACGTTATGGAGTAGAAGAATATTATGTTTATGATCCAGATACATTAGAATTTTCTGGTTTTCTGCGTTCTCAAGATTCTTTTGCCGAAATTGAAAAAATTAATGGTTGGATAAGTCCACGCTTGGGTATACGTTTTCAACTTACTCCAGATACTTTAAAAATTTATTATTCTGATGGACGAAAGTTTCTCACATCTGTAGAACTTGATCAACTACGAGAACAAGAATATCAACGGGCTGAACAGGAATGTCGAGAGAAAGAAGCAGCACTTCAGCAATATCAGGATTTATTAGCCAAATTGCAAGCTAAAGGAGTTGATATAGACAATTTATAA
- a CDS encoding TRAFAC clade GTPase domain-containing protein, producing MHELKITMLGPSGVGKTSLLTAMYEQFESNIGKTNLQLTPDLDSSALLQERLAELKNLPDSFETKGWMQNTEDYKSFFFELGKKGAKPSLMLNFQDYPGEYHGSKSPREEKERIENFVNESAAVIIAIDTPALMEKNGQWHDSINKPQMITNIFQRAYRELDSPRLVILAPVRCEKYLQNEQSISELMNQVKIGYTKLLEDFNTEALLPKVAVIVTPVQTVGSVHFSRIEMNGNNPLFIFRKTSHDAKYNPKDSEQPLRYLLRFLLKLHIDKKHWNLFNFIREWVGLDNHLKDAVREFAKGCKANNSFVVLQGDNLLNID from the coding sequence ATGCACGAACTCAAAATCACCATGCTTGGCCCCAGTGGCGTAGGTAAAACAAGTCTTTTAACAGCCATGTATGAGCAATTTGAAAGCAATATCGGTAAAACTAATCTGCAACTCACACCTGATTTAGATAGTTCAGCACTTTTGCAAGAACGTTTAGCAGAACTTAAAAATCTTCCTGACAGTTTTGAAACTAAAGGATGGATGCAGAACACTGAAGATTACAAATCCTTCTTTTTTGAACTAGGTAAAAAAGGTGCTAAACCTTCCTTAATGCTTAACTTTCAAGACTATCCTGGTGAATACCACGGTTCAAAAAGTCCTCGTGAAGAAAAGGAACGCATTGAAAATTTTGTCAACGAATCTGCGGCTGTAATTATTGCTATTGATACCCCAGCTTTAATGGAAAAAAATGGTCAATGGCATGATTCAATTAACAAACCCCAGATGATCACAAATATATTTCAAAGAGCCTATAGAGAACTTGACTCACCGAGATTAGTCATACTAGCTCCTGTGAGATGTGAAAAATATTTACAGAATGAGCAAAGTATTTCTGAATTGATGAATCAGGTAAAAATTGGATATACAAAATTACTTGAAGATTTTAACACCGAAGCACTACTTCCCAAAGTGGCTGTAATTGTCACGCCAGTACAAACAGTAGGTAGCGTGCATTTTTCTCGCATAGAAATGAATGGGAATAATCCATTATTTATATTTCGCAAAACTTCTCACGATGCTAAATATAATCCTAAAGATAGCGAACAACCTCTGAGATATCTTTTGCGGTTTTTGCTCAAACTCCATATTGATAAAAAACATTGGAACTTATTCAATTTTATCCGCGAGTGGGTTGGTTTAGATAATCATCTCAAAGATGCTGTGCGTGAATTTGCCAAGGGATGTAAAGCTAATAACAGTTTCGTAGTTTTACAGGGTGATAATTTGCTAAATATTGATTAG
- a CDS encoding tetratricopeptide repeat protein, with amino-acid sequence MFFNNSLESQLQRWNEIIHSQPNNPNAYIQRGMFYFKLGKTEESIQDFDTAEKLDSKITLYLWQRGLSYYYVERFADGAKQFEINLTVNAQDVEETVWRYLCIARYLGLSEARNSLLTVKNDPKKIMQSVYDFFAGNCTPDDVLNVGKLQGIKGNFYSHLYLG; translated from the coding sequence ATGTTTTTTAATAATTCCTTAGAATCTCAACTCCAACGCTGGAACGAAATAATTCACAGTCAGCCAAACAACCCTAATGCTTACATTCAGCGAGGAATGTTTTACTTTAAACTTGGGAAAACCGAAGAATCTATTCAAGACTTTGACACCGCAGAAAAATTAGATTCTAAAATCACACTCTATCTATGGCAACGTGGTTTATCTTATTATTATGTAGAAAGATTTGCTGATGGTGCAAAACAGTTTGAAATAAATTTAACTGTCAATGCTCAAGATGTGGAAGAAACAGTTTGGAGATATCTTTGTATAGCGCGTTATTTAGGCCTATCTGAAGCGCGTAATTCTCTGTTAACTGTAAAAAATGACCCCAAAAAGATTATGCAGAGTGTGTATGATTTCTTTGCGGGGAACTGCACACCAGATGATGTCTTAAATGTAGGTAAATTGCAAGGAATTAAAGGAAATTTTTATAGTCATCTTTATCTAGGATAA
- a CDS encoding sucrase ferredoxin, producing the protein MNTMFCSDYSRQIGEDIIGSATNYQTYILVECPQPWMSEAFKSKWVPDNLRVLVEEVKRSKLSIQFLLIANDQSHKVEETTLLIYQRQEGLINGYCKQEFKLPNIEQVAGVINKWLLNENLDYQVENDINRDILVCTHGSHDQCCARYGNPFYYYAKNTISDLHFDNVRIWKSSHFGGHRFAPTAIDLTEGRYYGVLDHDSFKSILTRTGDTKFLNKVYRGWGILPSALQILEREIIFHQGWDWFNYKVAGKILEKSLDNNTILAELTFEKPSGSLYTYQAKLVKDPIKTQAVKSSCHATQESVVVKYAVANLYLADKEMLTCANNY; encoded by the coding sequence ATGAATACGATGTTTTGCTCTGACTATTCGCGGCAAATAGGAGAAGATATTATTGGTAGTGCCACTAACTACCAAACTTACATTTTAGTGGAATGTCCTCAACCGTGGATGTCAGAAGCATTTAAATCCAAATGGGTTCCAGATAATTTACGGGTTTTGGTAGAAGAAGTAAAACGCAGCAAGCTATCAATTCAGTTTCTTTTAATTGCTAATGATCAATCACATAAAGTAGAAGAAACAACTTTATTAATTTATCAAAGACAAGAAGGCTTAATCAATGGATACTGTAAGCAAGAGTTTAAGTTACCAAATATTGAACAAGTAGCAGGAGTTATCAATAAATGGTTGTTAAATGAAAATCTAGATTATCAGGTAGAAAATGATATAAATAGAGATATTTTAGTATGTACACATGGTAGCCATGATCAGTGTTGTGCTAGATATGGAAATCCTTTTTACTATTATGCTAAAAATACAATTTCTGATTTACATTTTGATAATGTAAGAATTTGGAAATCAAGTCACTTTGGGGGACATCGTTTTGCTCCTACAGCTATAGATTTGACGGAAGGAAGATATTATGGTGTTCTTGATCATGATTCTTTCAAATCCATTCTAACTCGTACTGGTGATACTAAATTTTTGAATAAGGTTTATCGTGGTTGGGGAATTTTGCCGTCTGCATTACAGATTTTGGAACGAGAAATAATTTTTCATCAAGGATGGGATTGGTTTAACTATAAAGTAGCAGGTAAGATATTAGAGAAAAGTTTAGATAATAATACAATTTTAGCAGAGCTAACTTTTGAAAAACCGTCTGGTTCTCTCTACACATATCAGGCTAAACTTGTGAAAGATCCAATCAAAACTCAAGCAGTAAAAAGTTCTTGTCATGCTACGCAAGAGTCAGTAGTTGTTAAATATGCTGTAGCTAATCTTTATCTAGCTGATAAGGAAATGCTTACTTGTGCAAATAACTACTAA
- a CDS encoding DUF2267 domain-containing protein: MEYTEFITHVQSLAQSNSREEAERATHATLGTIKELIPNHEAQEIAAQLPEELGKSLSGKEAEPTQSFHLQEFIERTSHKENIEPTTAAIHVRAVFAVLQNAITPDQFRKFHTYFSHDYEELFATSTTS; encoded by the coding sequence ATGGAATATACAGAATTTATTACCCATGTTCAAAGTCTAGCTCAATCAAACTCTCGTGAAGAAGCTGAAAGAGCTACTCATGCCACATTAGGAACTATTAAGGAACTTATTCCTAATCATGAAGCTCAAGAAATAGCAGCACAACTACCAGAAGAATTAGGTAAATCTTTGTCTGGAAAAGAAGCTGAACCTACTCAATCTTTTCATCTACAAGAGTTTATTGAGCGTACCAGTCACAAGGAAAATATAGAACCTACTACAGCCGCCATTCATGTTAGGGCTGTTTTTGCAGTTTTGCAGAATGCCATTACACCAGATCAATTTAGAAAATTTCACACTTATTTTTCACATGATTATGAGGAATTATTTGCCACATCAACAACAAGTTGA
- a CDS encoding DJ-1/PfpI/YhbO family deglycase/protease encodes MTQIHQNNHHSGKKKIAILIEQEVEDVEFTVPYNGLKQAGMEVVVIGSRMNEKYKGKRGKLSVQAEATTAEAVAEEFAAVVIPGGMAPDKMRRNCNTVCFVRDAMNQGKLVAAICHGSQVLIEGDLLKGKQATGFTAIRKDISNAGATYLDEPLVMDGNLITSREPGDLAIFTTAILNRLGYGGKDVELPDVKDTSAEWWKLADAWGGSTKNEIIKGLNTALAGERYSLEALENYVKKESDQEIKALFQEIKTNKQRHTEKLEIYLQRLHEKPSLAANVANQYAKVKTALTGSDDIYQLRCALGDIQTGIGDMSNLSAMYTDPVATAIFKEIQNDLGKYEQRLIGLYQARLASGIKPPKPTTGAAVTM; translated from the coding sequence ATGACACAAATTCACCAAAACAATCATCATTCTGGCAAAAAGAAAATAGCTATCCTCATTGAACAAGAAGTAGAAGATGTAGAATTTACAGTTCCTTATAATGGGTTAAAACAAGCTGGAATGGAGGTAGTAGTAATTGGTTCACGGATGAATGAAAAATACAAGGGTAAACGAGGTAAATTAAGTGTACAGGCTGAAGCAACGACAGCAGAAGCTGTAGCTGAAGAGTTTGCTGCTGTGGTAATTCCTGGTGGTATGGCTCCTGATAAAATGCGGCGCAATTGTAATACAGTTTGCTTTGTCAGAGATGCGATGAATCAAGGTAAATTAGTGGCTGCAATTTGTCACGGGTCACAAGTTTTAATTGAAGGTGATTTACTCAAAGGTAAACAAGCAACGGGATTTACTGCTATTCGCAAAGATATCAGCAATGCTGGAGCAACTTATCTAGATGAGCCGCTAGTCATGGATGGAAATTTAATTACATCTCGTGAACCTGGAGACTTAGCAATTTTCACAACAGCCATTTTAAATCGTTTAGGTTACGGCGGTAAAGATGTAGAATTGCCTGATGTAAAAGACACAAGTGCTGAATGGTGGAAATTAGCTGATGCTTGGGGTGGTTCAACTAAGAATGAAATTATAAAAGGTTTAAATACTGCTTTAGCTGGTGAACGTTATTCATTAGAAGCGTTAGAAAACTATGTAAAAAAAGAATCGGATCAAGAAATTAAAGCACTGTTTCAAGAAATAAAAACTAATAAACAGCGTCACACTGAAAAACTGGAAATTTATCTTCAACGCTTGCATGAAAAACCCTCTTTGGCTGCAAATGTTGCAAACCAATATGCCAAAGTAAAAACAGCTTTGACAGGGAGTGATGATATATATCAACTTCGTTGTGCATTAGGTGATATCCAAACAGGTATTGGTGATATGAGCAATTTGTCTGCAATGTATACCGACCCTGTAGCAACGGCAATTTTCAAAGAAATACAAAATGATTTAGGAAAATATGAACAGCGATTAATAGGGCTTTATCAGGCGAGGTTAGCATCTGGTATTAAGCCTCCCAAACCAACTACTGGGGCTGCTGTGACAATGTAG
- a CDS encoding cupin domain-containing protein — MSDTSVKKVDSDYSPKGQLGQKYLASGKTISMRLWENEEPGEEKQPTQREYETVGYVINGQAELDVAGQTILLERGSSWVVPKGAIHSYKILQPFTAVEATSPPAQVHSRDEN; from the coding sequence ATGAGTGACACCAGTGTCAAAAAAGTAGACTCTGACTATTCCCCAAAAGGTCAACTTGGTCAAAAGTATCTTGCCTCTGGGAAAACTATTTCTATGCGGCTGTGGGAAAATGAGGAACCAGGTGAGGAAAAACAACCAACTCAGCGAGAATATGAGACGGTTGGTTATGTAATTAATGGTCAAGCGGAATTGGACGTTGCGGGACAAACCATTTTGCTAGAAAGAGGAAGTTCTTGGGTTGTACCTAAGGGAGCAATTCATTCTTATAAAATTCTGCAACCGTTTACAGCAGTGGAAGCTACTAGTCCGCCGGCTCAAGTTCACTCCAGAGATGAAAATTGA
- the ureE gene encoding urease accessory protein UreE encodes MLTLTQRKPPDSNAVVTFTLALTAEERTRSRHRFTLEDGKVVFLHLPRGTVLRNEDILADESQDNLIRIIAKSEPVLTVFAKTPLLLLRAAYHLGNRHVSLEINSSYLRLSPDPILYAMLAQLGLEIKEEVVPFQPELGAYGHSHS; translated from the coding sequence ATGCTGACGTTGACGCAACGTAAGCCACCTGACTCTAATGCTGTAGTTACGTTCACTCTGGCACTCACCGCAGAGGAACGCACCCGCAGCCGTCATCGGTTTACATTGGAGGATGGGAAGGTGGTATTTTTACATTTACCAAGGGGGACGGTTTTACGTAATGAGGATATTTTAGCTGATGAAAGCCAAGATAATTTAATCAGAATTATTGCTAAATCTGAGCCGGTTTTGACAGTGTTTGCAAAAACGCCTTTGCTGTTATTAAGAGCGGCTTATCATTTGGGAAATCGTCATGTATCTCTGGAAATTAATTCCAGTTATTTGCGCTTGTCTCCAGACCCAATTTTATACGCCATGTTGGCACAGTTGGGGTTAGAAATTAAGGAGGAAGTTGTACCTTTTCAGCCAGAATTAGGAGCTTATGGACACTCTCACTCATAG
- a CDS encoding urease accessory protein UreF, with product MDTLTHRSFLSILQLASPALPVGAYSYSEGLEMLVENSIITSVEHLKHWLEAELIYGSIRLDGAVMVRALQAAKVGDLEALCRWNLWLSALRDAEELRASSWQMGRSLLQLLGKLEPEVLPLATAVGYPCNYAIAFGIASHHWQISPQTALLTYLHSWANNLITAGIKLIPLGQTAGQQLLLGLQDLLSTTMGEILALEDDDLVCCSWGLSLASMQHETQYTRLFRS from the coding sequence ATGGACACTCTCACTCATAGAAGTTTTTTATCTATTTTGCAATTGGCGAGTCCAGCTTTACCAGTGGGTGCATATAGTTATTCTGAAGGTTTGGAAATGTTGGTAGAAAATTCTATTATTACTAGTGTAGAACATCTAAAACATTGGTTGGAAGCTGAGTTAATTTATGGATCAATTCGCCTGGATGGAGCGGTGATGGTAAGAGCTTTACAAGCTGCGAAAGTGGGTGATTTAGAAGCTTTATGCCGCTGGAATTTGTGGTTATCAGCATTGAGGGATGCGGAAGAATTACGTGCTTCTAGCTGGCAAATGGGGCGATCGCTCTTGCAGTTATTAGGTAAGCTGGAACCAGAGGTTTTACCGTTGGCTACTGCTGTGGGTTATCCTTGCAATTATGCGATCGCTTTTGGTATCGCTTCTCATCACTGGCAAATTAGCCCCCAAACTGCATTATTGACATATCTGCATAGTTGGGCAAATAATTTAATTACTGCGGGAATCAAACTTATTCCTCTCGGTCAAACGGCTGGACAACAATTGTTATTAGGGTTACAAGACTTATTAAGTACTACAATGGGGGAAATTCTCGCTTTGGAGGATGACGACCTTGTTTGTTGTAGTTGGGGTTTATCTCTGGCTAGTATGCAGCATGAAACCCAGTATACAAGATTGTTTCGGAGTTGA
- the ureG gene encoding urease accessory protein UreG, translating to MSTFRVGVAGPVGSGKTALVDALCKALRQQYNLAVVTNDIYTQEDAQFLVRSQALESDRILGVETGGCPHTAIREDASMNLAAIEQLEEKFTDLDLVFLESGGDNLAATFSPELVDLTIYVIDVAAGDKIPRKGGPGITKSDLLVINKTDLAPYVGADLNVMQRDAKTMRGEKPFIFSNLKTNAGLADIIQFVTTQIC from the coding sequence ATGAGTACATTTCGAGTTGGGGTAGCAGGGCCTGTGGGTTCGGGAAAAACGGCTTTAGTCGATGCTTTGTGTAAAGCTCTACGACAGCAGTATAACTTGGCAGTTGTCACAAATGATATATATACTCAAGAAGATGCTCAGTTTTTAGTTCGTTCTCAGGCTTTGGAGAGCGATCGCATTTTGGGAGTAGAAACAGGAGGTTGTCCCCACACCGCTATCCGTGAAGATGCTTCCATGAATTTAGCTGCAATTGAACAACTAGAAGAAAAATTTACAGACTTAGATTTAGTCTTTTTAGAAAGCGGTGGTGATAACTTAGCTGCTACCTTTAGCCCCGAACTAGTAGACTTAACCATATATGTAATTGATGTTGCAGCAGGTGATAAAATTCCCCGCAAAGGTGGACCCGGTATAACTAAATCCGACTTATTAGTCATTAATAAAACTGACCTTGCACCCTATGTTGGCGCTGATTTAAACGTCATGCAAAGAGATGCAAAAACAATGCGCGGCGAAAAACCCTTCATTTTCTCCAACTTAAAAACCAACGCCGGTTTAGCAGATATAATCCAATTCGTTACCACGCAAATTTGCTAA
- a CDS encoding lipase family protein, with amino-acid sequence MKVDYSKALKLAICCKESYQNFSNIKFSGWSEQPFLIDQKDTDTQLAILTDTSGITIVFPGSNSSFDWRTNLETSQEQTKFDKQIIQSEIVDQNDKIYPYLTENSSGSLMHSGFIKAYFSVRNQIHEYIKNNNISRVTVSGHSLGGALATLCVVDIQYNFVNQLASIESFTFGAPKVGNKGFQESYNQRVPSSYQFVNGMDIVPELPRWWQGYRHIDQELRIGSRFSLNFIAARFQDHAISNYISTFKEILSRSGN; translated from the coding sequence ATGAAGGTTGATTATTCTAAAGCATTGAAATTAGCAATTTGTTGCAAGGAAAGTTACCAAAACTTCTCTAATATTAAATTTAGTGGTTGGAGCGAACAACCCTTTTTAATTGACCAAAAAGATACTGATACCCAACTCGCTATCCTTACAGATACATCAGGAATTACTATTGTGTTTCCTGGTAGTAATTCATCTTTTGATTGGAGAACAAACCTGGAAACTAGTCAGGAACAGACAAAGTTTGACAAGCAAATAATTCAGTCAGAAATCGTTGATCAAAATGATAAAATTTATCCTTATCTAACAGAAAATAGTTCGGGATCTTTGATGCACAGTGGCTTTATCAAGGCTTACTTTTCTGTCAGAAACCAGATTCATGAATATATCAAAAATAATAATATTTCTCGTGTCACCGTATCTGGACATAGTTTAGGTGGAGCATTAGCAACATTATGTGTTGTTGATATTCAATACAACTTTGTGAATCAATTAGCATCTATAGAATCCTTTACTTTTGGAGCGCCAAAAGTTGGTAATAAAGGCTTTCAAGAATCATATAATCAAAGAGTTCCCAGCAGCTATCAATTTGTAAATGGTATGGATATAGTACCAGAATTACCAAGATGGTGGCAGGGATATCGCCATATAGATCAAGAATTGCGGATAGGTTCAAGATTTAGTTTAAACTTTATTGCTGCACGATTTCAAGATCATGCTATTAGCAATTATATTAGTACCTTCAAAGAAATATTAAGCCGTTCAGGGAATTAA
- a CDS encoding acetamidase/formamidase family protein, producing the protein MTHHILKATKETVHLGGFSHLLKPALIVNSNDTIDVETYTGYYVYDKAPPEFLTPEFVDICKNLPPERKIASGPHLLTGPIYIRDAEPGDVLEIQLEAISPRLPIGFNAIRTGWGALPQQFPHPTLKFIPLDLENNFAEFPLGSNIKIPLTPFFGILGVATPENSRNSIPPGAYGGNIDNRELQAGSRLFLPIYLPGALFSIGDGHSAQGDGEVNVTAIETSMNGRIKLKLRKDLQLKIPIAETPTDFITMGFAPTLDNALELALKNMIYFLERFTNLSPEDAYILCSLAVNFHITQVVNNPQKGVHGMLSKSIFPKIIL; encoded by the coding sequence ATGACTCACCATATTTTAAAAGCTACCAAAGAAACTGTACATCTAGGTGGCTTTTCCCATTTATTAAAACCAGCATTAATAGTTAATTCTAACGACACAATAGATGTAGAAACTTATACTGGTTATTATGTTTATGACAAAGCCCCACCAGAATTTTTGACACCGGAATTTGTTGATATCTGCAAAAATTTACCTCCCGAACGCAAAATAGCCAGTGGTCCGCATCTACTCACAGGGCCAATTTACATCCGAGATGCTGAACCAGGAGATGTTTTAGAAATACAATTAGAAGCTATTTCACCCCGTTTACCCATTGGCTTTAATGCTATTCGTACAGGTTGGGGAGCATTACCACAACAATTTCCTCACCCAACATTAAAATTTATTCCCCTGGATTTAGAAAATAATTTTGCAGAATTTCCTTTAGGATCAAATATCAAAATTCCCCTTACACCATTTTTTGGAATTTTGGGAGTTGCTACCCCAGAAAACTCCCGTAACTCTATACCACCAGGTGCTTATGGAGGGAACATTGATAACCGTGAATTACAAGCAGGTTCGCGGCTATTTTTACCCATATATCTTCCCGGTGCATTATTTTCTATTGGTGATGGACATTCTGCACAGGGAGATGGTGAAGTGAATGTGACTGCTATCGAAACTTCTATGAATGGCAGAATTAAACTCAAATTGCGTAAAGATTTACAACTGAAAATACCAATAGCAGAAACACCTACAGATTTTATCACCATGGGTTTTGCACCAACCTTAGATAATGCTTTAGAATTGGCTTTAAAAAATATGATATATTTTCTGGAACGCTTCACCAACTTGTCACCAGAAGATGCTTATATTTTATGTAGTTTAGCTGTTAATTTCCATATCACCCAAGTAGTTAATAATCCTCAAAAAGGTGTGCATGGGATGTTATCTAAATCAATTTTTCCGAAGATAATATTATAG
- a CDS encoding NAD(P)/FAD-dependent oxidoreductase: MKTYDWIIIGAGITGTALAYELAKTGFSVLLLEQYPMPQNATRYSYGGISYWAGTTPITQQLSQESMARYPILSQELDADIQFRELDLLLTIPSNSDPKTTSASYAHLTIPPTRLNIQEACELEPLLNKNAISGALTIKHGHIHPNKTAQAYIQAMLRLGGELQFTQVLELNQGLKSVKTTTATFHSANIAICAGGLSRQLLKLAGIPIKMYFSHAEIIETPPVDLRLRTLVTPANLQRLQLEIAATQIDKLWDESGYEPVAPILDAGAVQFLDGSLRLGQISRILTNPYASINSEASEKWLRTSINNILPTLEKLPGTRHHCLVAFTKDKFPLIGKIPEFENIYIFSGFSSPFVFVPPLATRFAKFVSGYQDKIISQMSPDRTNLS; this comes from the coding sequence ATGAAAACTTACGACTGGATTATTATTGGTGCGGGCATCACAGGTACTGCACTTGCTTATGAATTAGCAAAAACTGGATTTTCTGTACTATTGCTAGAACAATATCCCATGCCACAAAATGCTACTCGCTATAGTTATGGGGGAATTTCCTATTGGGCAGGGACAACACCAATTACACAACAATTAAGTCAAGAAAGTATGGCTCGTTACCCTATTCTCTCCCAAGAATTAGATGCTGATATCCAATTTCGTGAATTAGATTTATTGTTAACTATTCCCTCTAATAGCGATCCAAAAACAACATCTGCATCCTACGCTCATCTTACCATTCCACCGACTCGATTAAATATTCAAGAAGCTTGTGAATTAGAACCACTGCTAAATAAAAATGCCATATCCGGTGCTTTGACTATTAAACATGGTCATATCCACCCAAATAAAACAGCGCAAGCATATATTCAAGCCATGCTGCGACTAGGGGGAGAATTGCAGTTTACCCAAGTATTAGAACTTAATCAAGGCTTAAAAAGCGTAAAAACAACCACAGCAACTTTCCACAGTGCCAATATAGCAATTTGCGCGGGTGGACTCAGCCGACAATTACTAAAATTAGCAGGTATTCCCATAAAAATGTATTTTTCTCATGCAGAAATAATTGAAACTCCACCTGTAGATTTGCGTTTACGTACCCTGGTTACACCAGCTAATCTGCAACGCTTACAATTAGAAATTGCAGCAACTCAAATTGATAAATTATGGGATGAATCTGGATATGAACCAGTAGCACCAATTTTAGATGCAGGTGCTGTGCAGTTTCTTGATGGTAGTTTGCGTTTAGGTCAAATTAGCCGTATTCTTACAAATCCCTATGCTTCAATTAACTCAGAAGCTAGTGAAAAATGGTTACGAACAAGTATCAACAACATATTACCAACTTTAGAAAAGTTACCAGGAACTCGGCATCATTGTTTAGTGGCATTCACTAAAGATAAATTCCCATTAATTGGGAAAATTCCCGAATTTGAAAACATTTATATTTTCTCTGGTTTTAGTAGTCCTTTTGTTTTCGTTCCACCGTTAGCAACACGCTTTGCTAAATTTGTGTCTGGTTATCAAGATAAAATTATTAGCCAGATGTCTCCAGATAGAACTAATTTGAGCTAA
- a CDS encoding GNAT family N-acetyltransferase: protein MKIRGETLLDYPAIAEVNTLAFKGENEALLIEKIRISDRYIPELSLVAEIDGRVIGHILYSYIDLVDEDTFQVLGLAPIAVHPQFHKQGIGSALINASLEIANTRKEAIVIVLGYPSFYTRFGFVPSVDYQIESPFPVPDDVFMVKTLQSYDKKYKGKVIYPPAFDGC from the coding sequence ATGAAAATTCGTGGTGAAACTCTCCTAGACTATCCTGCAATAGCTGAGGTTAATACTCTAGCTTTTAAAGGTGAAAATGAAGCTCTACTGATTGAGAAAATTCGGATTTCTGACCGCTATATTCCAGAGTTATCATTAGTAGCAGAAATTGATGGTAGAGTGATTGGTCATATTCTTTATAGCTATATTGATTTGGTCGATGAAGATACATTCCAGGTTCTTGGTTTAGCACCCATAGCAGTTCATCCACAGTTTCACAAACAAGGAATTGGTAGTGCATTAATAAATGCAAGTTTAGAAATAGCAAATACCAGAAAAGAAGCTATAGTTATTGTACTGGGTTATCCTTCTTTCTATACACGCTTTGGGTTTGTTCCCTCAGTTGATTATCAAATAGAATCTCCGTTTCCAGTGCCGGATGATGTCTTTATGGTTAAAACATTGCAAAGCTATGATAAAAAATACAAGGGTAAAGTTATTTATCCACCTGCTTTTGATGGATGTTGA